A window of Raineyella sp. W15-4 contains these coding sequences:
- a CDS encoding sugar porter family MFS transporter has product MSAQSVGGTTAQLPALVPGKYRRRLDVVVVIATFGGILFGYDTGVINGALTPMKAELGLTALTEGIVTSSLLLGAAIGATVTGALADRFGRRRVLLVLAWVFLLGTTGCVLAPSLGVMVPSRVILGLAVGGASVTVPVYLSEMSPTEWRGRLSARNEVAVVLGQLLAFVFNAIIAQLWGHHVGVWRYMLAVAAVPAIMLFVGMLSMPESPRWLVARGKVERARDVLHQVRPAERADSELAAIVALSEFEEKTKVIGIGAALKQPWIRRLIIIGTGIAVAQQLTGINSVMFYGTQLLETAGFAADTAIVVNIANGILSVTGMMIGLKVISRFPRRTMILFGLASVAVLHFLIALLAFVLPEGLAKAIVIMVLVITFVGIMQACLGLVIWVVLSELFPQRARGAAVGFSVFWMWVANATVAFTFPSLMAAFKIDGTFLIFGILNVLSFLLVRHFLPETGHLSLEELEVQFETEGVHAVR; this is encoded by the coding sequence ATGAGCGCCCAGTCCGTCGGTGGGACGACCGCCCAGCTTCCTGCCCTGGTCCCCGGCAAGTACCGGCGCCGGCTGGACGTCGTCGTCGTGATCGCCACCTTCGGTGGCATCCTCTTTGGCTACGACACCGGCGTCATCAACGGCGCCCTCACTCCGATGAAGGCCGAGCTGGGCCTCACCGCGTTGACCGAAGGGATCGTCACCAGCTCGCTGCTCCTCGGTGCCGCGATCGGCGCGACCGTGACCGGCGCCCTCGCCGACCGTTTCGGTCGCCGGCGGGTGCTGCTGGTCCTCGCCTGGGTCTTCCTGCTCGGCACCACCGGCTGCGTGCTGGCTCCCAGCCTCGGGGTGATGGTGCCGTCCCGGGTGATCCTCGGGCTGGCGGTCGGCGGCGCATCCGTCACCGTTCCGGTCTACCTCTCCGAGATGTCGCCCACCGAGTGGCGCGGTCGGCTCAGCGCGCGCAACGAGGTGGCCGTGGTCCTCGGGCAGCTGCTGGCGTTCGTCTTCAACGCGATCATCGCCCAGCTGTGGGGCCACCACGTGGGGGTCTGGCGGTACATGCTGGCGGTGGCCGCCGTCCCGGCGATCATGCTGTTCGTCGGCATGTTGTCGATGCCCGAGTCCCCCCGCTGGCTGGTGGCACGAGGCAAGGTGGAGCGGGCCCGCGACGTCCTCCACCAGGTGCGCCCCGCCGAGCGCGCCGACAGTGAGCTCGCGGCGATCGTCGCGCTGAGCGAGTTCGAGGAGAAGACCAAGGTCATCGGCATCGGGGCGGCGCTGAAGCAGCCATGGATCCGCCGGCTGATCATCATCGGCACCGGCATCGCGGTGGCGCAGCAGCTCACCGGGATCAACTCGGTGATGTTCTACGGCACCCAGCTGCTGGAGACGGCCGGGTTCGCCGCCGACACCGCGATCGTGGTCAACATCGCCAACGGCATCCTGTCGGTGACCGGCATGATGATCGGCCTGAAGGTCATCTCTCGCTTCCCGCGCCGTACGATGATCCTCTTCGGCCTGGCCAGCGTCGCCGTCCTGCACTTCCTGATCGCCCTGCTGGCGTTCGTGCTTCCCGAGGGGCTGGCCAAGGCGATCGTGATCATGGTGCTGGTGATCACCTTCGTCGGCATCATGCAGGCCTGCCTGGGACTGGTGATCTGGGTGGTGCTCAGTGAGCTGTTCCCGCAGCGGGCGCGCGGCGCGGCGGTCGGTTTCTCGGTCTTCTGGATGTGGGTCGCCAACGCCACGGTGGCGTTCACCTTCCCGTCGCTGATGGCGGCCTTCAAGATCGACGGGACGTTCCTGATCTTCGGGATCCTCAACGTCCTCAGCTTCCTGCTGGTGCGCCACTTCCTGCCGGAGACCGGGCATCTCTCCTTGGAGGAGCTCGAGGTGCAGTTCGAGACCGAAGGGGTCCACGCGGTGCGGTAG
- a CDS encoding Gfo/Idh/MocA family oxidoreductase, whose protein sequence is MQEKRTIRVAVVGAGQAGQAHAFGFRNAAMTDRLAGVEVRLATLVDPNTELAEKIARRYGFERVAADVQDVIDDPSIEVVSVALPTFLSLPVVGSLLRAGKHVLAEKPLGRNGAEADELAGIAKESGKVAAVGYSYRRIPALAQLREVVRDGRIGTPYFARGQFFADYALDPQGPMVWRYDQQTSGGGVVLDMGTHVIDALEYILGPIAEVSSSVFDITVKERPTRDGSLAPVTNDDTSLINVRFGDGALGTILSSRVAAGATIDLGFEIFGSKGHVKYSFGHMNEWTLYQTDPEDKVFDGPRVIQPGLASPHVVDTVPMAARGNAAGWGEAFIAEMQEFLTAVVHGEEIDTSFEVAAQTMHVVDAAFESARTHRPVAIPAAAPATPIHH, encoded by the coding sequence GTGCAGGAGAAGAGAACCATCAGGGTCGCCGTCGTCGGCGCCGGCCAGGCGGGGCAGGCGCACGCCTTCGGCTTCCGCAACGCCGCGATGACCGACCGGCTGGCCGGCGTGGAGGTCCGGCTGGCGACGTTGGTCGACCCCAATACCGAGCTGGCCGAGAAGATCGCCCGCCGTTATGGCTTCGAGCGGGTGGCCGCCGATGTCCAGGACGTGATCGACGACCCGAGCATCGAGGTCGTCTCGGTCGCCCTGCCGACCTTCCTGAGTCTGCCGGTCGTCGGGTCGTTGCTGCGGGCCGGCAAGCACGTGCTGGCCGAGAAGCCGCTGGGGCGCAACGGCGCGGAGGCGGACGAGCTCGCCGGCATCGCGAAGGAGTCCGGGAAGGTCGCGGCGGTGGGCTACTCCTACCGGAGGATCCCCGCGCTGGCCCAGCTTCGTGAGGTCGTTCGGGACGGCAGGATCGGGACGCCGTACTTCGCCCGCGGACAGTTCTTCGCCGACTACGCGCTGGATCCGCAGGGACCGATGGTGTGGCGCTACGACCAGCAGACCAGCGGCGGCGGGGTGGTGCTGGACATGGGCACCCATGTCATCGACGCTCTCGAGTACATCCTCGGGCCGATCGCGGAGGTGTCCTCCAGCGTCTTCGACATCACCGTCAAGGAGCGCCCGACCCGGGACGGCTCACTCGCCCCGGTGACCAACGACGACACCTCGCTGATCAACGTTCGCTTCGGCGACGGGGCGCTCGGCACGATCCTGTCCAGCCGGGTCGCCGCCGGCGCGACGATCGACCTGGGCTTCGAGATCTTCGGCTCGAAGGGCCATGTCAAGTACTCCTTCGGCCACATGAACGAGTGGACGCTCTACCAGACCGATCCCGAGGACAAGGTCTTCGATGGTCCGCGGGTCATCCAGCCCGGTCTGGCCAGTCCGCATGTCGTCGACACCGTGCCGATGGCGGCCCGGGGCAATGCCGCGGGCTGGGGCGAGGCCTTCATCGCCGAGATGCAGGAGTTCCTCACCGCGGTCGTCCACGGGGAGGAGATCGACACCTCCTTCGAGGTCGCCGCCCAGACGATGCACGTCGTCGACGCGGCCTTCGAGTCGGCCCGTACGCACCGCCCCGTCGCGATCCCCGCCGCTGCCCCGGCCACCCCCATCCACCACTGA
- a CDS encoding LacI family DNA-binding transcriptional regulator, whose amino-acid sequence MTRHQGFIINDHEVSQAGDSGRLPTMEDVAREAGVSRALVSIVYRGVKGASEETRQRVFEAGERIGYRRNSLAARLASKGVHSIGVLLFDMRNDLTADVFQGIQAEADASDLGLVVGVSDPSGRRDERTVNDLLAARVDALIMISGTMPGSELRALSRTIPLVSATRAVTGVDSVIVDEAAAGALVVDHLVSLGHRRIVHLAPTWRPSPRVDAYVQAMTRAGLDPWVEDIAYDFDDVRAVTLRLLAATDPPTAVYANNDQAAYAVLEALSDRRLRAPEDVAVVGFDNLRASALRSVDLTSIDQQPVALGRLAVRTALTRAVETEAPPRREVLAPRLVVRRSTVDGALED is encoded by the coding sequence ATGACACGTCACCAGGGGTTCATCATCAACGATCACGAGGTGTCGCAGGCGGGCGACAGTGGACGGCTGCCGACGATGGAGGACGTGGCGCGCGAGGCCGGGGTGTCCCGCGCCCTGGTCTCTATCGTCTACCGCGGGGTCAAGGGCGCCTCGGAGGAGACCCGACAGCGGGTGTTCGAGGCGGGGGAGCGGATCGGCTACCGGCGCAACTCCCTGGCGGCGCGGCTGGCGTCCAAGGGCGTCCACTCCATCGGGGTGCTCCTCTTCGACATGCGCAACGACCTCACCGCGGACGTCTTCCAGGGGATCCAGGCGGAGGCGGACGCCAGCGACCTCGGTCTGGTCGTCGGGGTGTCCGACCCCAGCGGCCGCCGCGACGAACGTACGGTGAACGACCTGCTGGCCGCCCGGGTCGATGCCCTGATCATGATCAGTGGCACCATGCCCGGGTCGGAGCTGCGCGCGCTGAGCCGGACCATCCCGCTGGTCTCGGCCACCCGTGCGGTCACCGGCGTCGACAGTGTGATCGTCGACGAGGCCGCGGCCGGGGCGCTGGTGGTCGACCACCTGGTCTCCCTGGGCCACCGGCGCATCGTCCACCTGGCCCCGACCTGGCGACCGAGCCCCCGCGTCGACGCGTACGTGCAGGCGATGACCCGCGCCGGCCTCGATCCCTGGGTCGAGGACATCGCGTACGACTTCGACGACGTCCGGGCGGTCACGCTGCGGCTGCTGGCGGCCACCGACCCGCCCACCGCTGTCTACGCCAACAACGACCAGGCCGCGTACGCGGTCCTCGAAGCCCTGTCGGATCGCCGCCTACGGGCACCGGAGGACGTGGCGGTGGTCGGCTTCGACAATCTCCGGGCCTCGGCCCTGCGGTCGGTGGACCTGACCAGCATCGACCAGCAACCGGTTGCCCTGGGCCGCCTCGCCGTCCGTACGGCCCTCACCCGCGCCGTCGAGACCGAGGCGCCACCGCGGCGGGAGGTGCTGGCGCCCCGGCTGGTGGTGCGCCGGTCGACGGTGGACGGGGCGTTGGAGGACTGA
- a CDS encoding SDR family oxidoreductase, producing the protein MTDSPRRVLVTGASSGIGAATVRRLQADGMAVIAAARRADRLARLAAETGCEAYPLDVTSAEEVDALVTHLARTGGLDAVVNNAGGALGLDSVAEADIDGWRRMYELNVLGTLRVTKSVLPLLRAAGAGDVLVVTSTAAHGAYEGGGGYTGVKHAERMLTTTLRWEIVGEPIRVLEISPGNVETEEFSLVRFGGDHERAAKVYQGYQPLLAEDIADVIAYALTRPDHVNLDLVIVRPRAQAHNTKIARTPA; encoded by the coding sequence ATGACGGACTCCCCGCGTCGCGTGCTGGTCACCGGCGCTTCATCCGGAATCGGGGCGGCGACCGTACGACGCCTGCAGGCCGACGGGATGGCGGTCATCGCTGCCGCCCGGCGGGCCGACCGACTGGCCCGGCTCGCAGCGGAGACCGGCTGCGAGGCCTATCCCCTCGATGTCACCTCCGCCGAGGAGGTCGACGCTCTGGTCACCCATCTGGCCCGGACCGGCGGGCTGGACGCGGTGGTCAACAACGCGGGTGGGGCGCTCGGCCTGGACAGCGTCGCAGAGGCCGACATCGACGGTTGGCGGCGGATGTACGAGCTCAACGTCCTGGGCACCCTGCGGGTCACGAAGAGCGTCCTACCGCTGCTGCGCGCCGCGGGGGCGGGCGACGTGCTGGTCGTCACCTCGACCGCCGCGCACGGCGCATACGAAGGAGGCGGCGGCTACACCGGCGTCAAGCACGCCGAGCGGATGCTCACCACGACGCTGCGCTGGGAAATCGTCGGCGAACCGATCCGGGTGCTGGAAATCTCCCCCGGCAACGTCGAGACCGAGGAGTTCTCCCTCGTCAGATTCGGCGGCGACCACGAACGCGCGGCCAAAGTCTACCAGGGCTACCAACCGCTGCTCGCCGAGGACATCGCGGACGTCATCGCGTACGCCCTCACCCGCCCCGACCACGTCAATCTCGACCTGGTCATCGTGCGCCCGCGGGCCCAGGCCCACAACACCAAGATCGCCCGCACCCCCGCGTGA
- a CDS encoding sugar phosphate isomerase/epimerase, with protein sequence MKLGMFTTCLHDRDLDGAIEVAHQLGHTSLELNSGGFFRDYHIHTSALLVSEHARSEFLGKLSAAGMSLTSLNNNGNPLHPDREVGPRHLREMHDAIDLAALLGVGVVVMQSGNPGAEPTSTVPSWVVSPWDSAYIDVLDYQWSLAVPLWKEIAAHATDRGIKLAIEMHPHQLVYSPTTLARLIEETGAESIGMEMDPSHLFWQGIDPVETIERFGDRVFMSAAKDTKIYEENLRKNGFLNNLWRRNEGPNKVAFTGRYTANDYPEDPSYEFVSIGRGHDVEFWSRWLAALNRVNPDISVQIEHEDPHMGRIEGLQFATESLNAAAAKAGLEFDKPTY encoded by the coding sequence ATGAAGCTCGGAATGTTCACCACCTGCCTGCACGACCGTGACCTCGACGGTGCCATCGAGGTGGCCCATCAGCTCGGCCACACCTCCCTGGAGCTCAACTCCGGCGGCTTCTTCCGGGACTACCACATCCACACCAGTGCGCTGCTGGTCTCCGAGCACGCCCGCTCGGAGTTCCTCGGCAAGCTGTCCGCCGCCGGGATGTCGCTGACGTCGCTCAACAACAACGGCAACCCGCTGCACCCGGACCGTGAGGTCGGCCCGCGTCACCTGAGGGAGATGCACGACGCGATCGACCTGGCCGCGTTGCTCGGTGTCGGCGTGGTCGTCATGCAGTCGGGCAACCCGGGGGCAGAGCCCACCTCGACCGTCCCGTCCTGGGTCGTCTCGCCGTGGGACTCCGCCTACATCGACGTCCTCGACTACCAGTGGAGTCTCGCGGTGCCGCTGTGGAAGGAGATCGCCGCGCACGCCACGGACCGGGGGATCAAGCTCGCCATCGAGATGCACCCCCACCAGCTGGTCTACAGCCCGACCACTCTGGCCCGGCTGATCGAGGAGACCGGCGCGGAGTCGATCGGCATGGAGATGGACCCGTCACACCTGTTCTGGCAGGGCATCGACCCGGTCGAGACGATCGAACGCTTCGGTGACCGGGTCTTCATGTCCGCGGCGAAGGACACCAAGATCTACGAGGAGAACCTGCGCAAGAACGGGTTCCTCAACAACCTGTGGCGCCGCAACGAGGGGCCGAACAAGGTCGCGTTCACCGGCCGGTACACCGCCAACGACTACCCGGAGGACCCGAGCTACGAGTTCGTCTCGATCGGCCGCGGCCACGACGTGGAGTTCTGGAGCCGGTGGCTGGCCGCGCTCAACCGGGTGAACCCGGACATCTCGGTCCAGATCGAGCACGAGGACCCGCACATGGGACGCATCGAGGGCCTGCAGTTCGCCACCGAGAGCCTCAACGCCGCCGCCGCGAAGGCCGGCCTGGAATTCGACAAGCCCACCTACTGA
- a CDS encoding sugar phosphate isomerase/epimerase family protein produces the protein MKIAVDPFSLRKQSLDDYFRRAAEAGFHYIEFSQRDDVWPYYTHPTANDEQVTTIKRTLKKYGLELASCLPLYRWSSPDEDERQAAVRYWLRAINITLDLGCHQMNSEFSGRPEQPERSEAQFWKSMDVILPRIEKEGIQLNLEPHPDDFIEDGIRAVDMIRAINSPNVGFLYCAPHTFHQGGNAGEIIRYAGKDLRHLHIADSFDHRASEGGRYISNPPGNPARIHQHNPIGLGEVDWNEFWQALRDVEFDGIATCALFSWMDTWDEDNSKTHDIMVERLGAITSHPEELR, from the coding sequence ATGAAGATTGCCGTTGATCCTTTCTCCTTGCGCAAGCAGAGCCTGGACGACTACTTCCGCCGTGCCGCGGAGGCCGGCTTCCACTACATCGAATTCTCCCAACGCGACGACGTCTGGCCGTACTACACCCATCCGACGGCCAATGACGAGCAGGTCACCACGATCAAGCGGACGCTGAAGAAGTACGGACTGGAACTGGCCTCCTGCCTGCCGCTGTACCGCTGGTCGAGCCCGGACGAGGACGAGCGCCAGGCAGCGGTGCGCTACTGGCTGCGCGCCATCAACATCACCCTCGACCTCGGCTGCCACCAGATGAACTCGGAGTTCTCCGGGCGTCCCGAGCAGCCGGAGCGATCCGAGGCACAGTTCTGGAAGTCCATGGACGTGATCCTTCCCCGGATCGAGAAGGAAGGCATCCAGCTCAACCTCGAGCCGCACCCCGATGACTTCATCGAGGACGGCATCCGTGCCGTCGACATGATCCGGGCGATCAACTCGCCCAACGTCGGCTTCCTCTACTGCGCGCCGCACACCTTCCACCAGGGCGGCAATGCCGGGGAGATCATCCGGTACGCAGGAAAGGACCTGCGCCACCTCCACATCGCCGACTCCTTCGACCACCGTGCGTCGGAGGGCGGACGCTACATCTCCAACCCGCCGGGCAATCCGGCCCGCATCCACCAGCACAACCCGATCGGGTTGGGCGAGGTCGACTGGAACGAGTTCTGGCAGGCGCTCAGGGACGTCGAGTTCGACGGGATCGCCACCTGCGCGCTCTTCAGCTGGATGGACACCTGGGACGAGGACAACAGCAAGACCCACGACATCATGGTGGAGCGCCTCGGCGCGATCACCTCGCACCCGGAGGAGTTGCGATGA